In a genomic window of Nostoc sp. UHCC 0870:
- the rnhA gene encoding ribonuclease HI has translation MSTQTIESIYTDGACTGNPGPGGWGVVVYFSDGSIHEMGDAASHTTNNKMEMQAAIAALQFLQSSRQTEPITLYTDSEYLINCVTKWVKGWKRKGWKKADGKPVQNQDLLETLDELNSKQVNWHHVRGHSGNVGNERCDVIARSFATGKIPSLQQLSNSNAYKSLPNNSENIVSKVPNHVTTSTIVNKKTQEISTSASNIIAMELPTAHAAATVEEQPPEQRVEQLRNLVETLRIADEIAAKGYLITSSELAYLMDVHASAVTSRGDQWRWRNWIVSRVRREGNQILWELERGDRLGGEEE, from the coding sequence ATGTCTACCCAAACAATCGAAAGCATATACACCGATGGTGCTTGCACCGGTAATCCTGGCCCTGGAGGCTGGGGTGTTGTTGTCTATTTCAGTGATGGCTCAATTCATGAAATGGGTGATGCCGCCAGTCATACTACGAATAATAAGATGGAAATGCAGGCTGCGATCGCCGCTTTACAATTTCTCCAGTCCTCTCGACAAACTGAACCTATCACCCTCTATACCGATAGCGAATACTTGATTAATTGCGTAACTAAATGGGTGAAAGGCTGGAAGCGAAAAGGCTGGAAAAAGGCAGATGGAAAACCAGTTCAAAATCAAGACTTGCTAGAAACTCTCGATGAACTCAATAGCAAACAGGTTAACTGGCATCATGTGCGCGGTCATTCTGGTAACGTAGGTAACGAACGTTGTGATGTAATTGCTCGCAGCTTTGCCACTGGCAAAATCCCATCTCTACAACAATTATCTAATTCTAATGCTTACAAATCTTTACCTAATAACAGTGAAAATATTGTATCAAAAGTACCTAATCATGTTACAACCTCTACAATAGTTAACAAAAAGACACAAGAAATCTCTACTTCCGCATCAAACATAATTGCTATGGAACTACCTACCGCACACGCTGCGGCTACAGTCGAAGAACAGCCACCTGAACAAAGGGTTGAACAACTCCGTAACTTAGTTGAAACTCTACGTATTGCTGACGAAATTGCCGCTAAAGGCTACCTGATTACCAGTTCTGAATTAGCTTACTTGATGGATGTCCATGCTAGTGCTGTCACCAGTCGAGGAGACCAATGGCGATGGCGAAATTGGATAGTCTCAAGGGTACGACGGGAAGGAAATCAAATTCTCTGGGAACTAGAAAGAGGCGATCGCCTGGGAGGTGAAGAAGAGTAA
- a CDS encoding iron-containing alcohol dehydrogenase family protein yields the protein MPNQISTQTLSTQTPSLFLTLAIAPAKVMRGVNVLPSAALEIAKLGSRPLIVAGNSTLAIVQESLQPILEHQNLHVTPVSYGADCSEASLKSLRKAAKEHKADVIIGVGGGKALDTAKLVAHQLQLPVATIPTSAATCAAWTALSNVYSEEGAFLYDVGLSRCPDLLILDYDLVKTAPPHTLVAGIGDAIAKWYEASVSSGHLEQTLIIAAVQQARVLRDILLQKSAAALENPGSEVWQEVVDATVLLAGVIGGLGGAQCRTVAAHAVHNGLTHIAGHSSIHGEKVAYGILVQLRLEEMVQGNQLAAASRQQLLKFYAEIGLPQKLADLGLGNITLGELQTAAEISLAPESDIHRLPFKVALEQLMAAMVSTTAPTDNRDLVNRVSTRETSDEIMTNS from the coding sequence ATGCCTAATCAAATATCTACTCAAACCTTGTCTACTCAAACTCCTAGTTTATTCCTCACCCTCGCCATTGCCCCAGCAAAAGTGATGCGTGGGGTGAATGTATTGCCGTCAGCAGCCTTAGAAATTGCCAAACTTGGCTCTCGTCCCTTAATTGTGGCAGGAAATAGCACCCTGGCTATTGTTCAGGAGAGTTTGCAGCCGATTTTAGAACACCAAAATCTGCACGTTACCCCAGTCTCCTATGGTGCTGACTGTTCGGAAGCTAGCTTAAAATCTCTGAGGAAGGCAGCGAAAGAACATAAAGCCGATGTGATTATCGGTGTTGGTGGCGGTAAAGCTTTAGATACAGCTAAATTAGTTGCACATCAGTTGCAGTTACCTGTCGCCACGATTCCCACGTCGGCGGCTACCTGTGCAGCTTGGACGGCTTTATCGAATGTCTATTCTGAGGAAGGGGCATTTCTCTATGATGTGGGTTTGTCTCGCTGTCCCGATTTATTGATACTGGACTACGATTTAGTAAAAACAGCACCACCACATACCTTAGTAGCAGGAATTGGGGATGCGATCGCTAAATGGTACGAAGCTTCAGTTAGTAGTGGGCATTTAGAACAGACTTTAATTATTGCCGCAGTCCAACAGGCGCGAGTTTTGCGGGATATTTTATTACAAAAGTCAGCCGCAGCCTTGGAAAATCCAGGCAGTGAAGTATGGCAAGAAGTTGTTGATGCTACTGTCTTACTAGCTGGTGTCATTGGCGGCTTGGGTGGGGCGCAGTGTCGCACCGTTGCCGCCCATGCAGTCCATAATGGTCTAACTCACATTGCTGGACACAGTAGCATCCACGGCGAAAAAGTCGCCTACGGTATTTTAGTGCAGCTGCGTTTAGAAGAAATGGTACAAGGCAACCAACTGGCAGCCGCTTCTAGACAACAATTGTTGAAATTCTATGCAGAGATTGGACTACCACAAAAATTAGCTGATTTGGGTTTGGGTAATATCACCCTCGGCGAGTTACAAACAGCCGCCGAAATTTCTTTAGCACCCGAATCTGACATTCATCGACTACCATTTAAAGTTGCATTGGAACAATTGATGGCGGCGATGGTTTCTACTACTGCACCAACAGATAATAGAGACTTAGTTAATCGTGTCTCCACCAGGGAAACAAGTGATGAAATAATGACTAATTCGTAA
- a CDS encoding aspartate aminotransferase, whose translation MSLDWITPADRIQQLPPYVFARLDELKAKAREQGIDLIDLGMGNPDGATPQPVVEAAIKALQDPANHGYPPFEGTASFRRAITNWYKRRYGVVLDPDSEALPLLGSKEGLTHLAIAYINPGDVVLVPSPAYPAHFRGPVIAGGKVHSLILKPENNWLIDLAAIPEDVARQAKILYFNYPSNPTAATAPREFFEEIVAFARKYEILLVHDLCYAELAFDGYQPTSLLEIPGAKDIGVEFHTLSKTYNMAGWRVGFVVGNRHVIQGLRTLKTNLDYGIFAALQTAAETALQLPDIYLHEVQQRYRTRRDFLIQGLGQLGWDIPKTKATMYLWVKCPVGMGSTDFALNLLQQTGVVVTPGNAFGVAGEGYVRISLIADCDRLGEALNRIQQAGIRYQTEAVIAGSELGV comes from the coding sequence ATGAGTTTGGATTGGATTACCCCAGCAGATCGGATACAGCAACTACCACCTTATGTATTTGCCCGTCTCGATGAGTTAAAAGCTAAGGCTAGAGAACAAGGAATTGATTTAATTGATTTAGGGATGGGCAATCCCGATGGCGCGACACCACAACCAGTGGTAGAAGCAGCTATCAAGGCTTTGCAAGATCCCGCCAATCACGGTTATCCCCCCTTTGAAGGTACGGCCAGTTTTCGCCGTGCTATTACCAATTGGTATAAACGTCGCTATGGTGTGGTATTAGATCCTGATAGTGAAGCATTGCCTCTATTGGGTTCTAAAGAAGGATTAACTCATCTAGCGATCGCATATATTAATCCTGGTGATGTGGTACTAGTGCCTTCCCCCGCCTATCCTGCCCATTTTCGCGGGCCAGTGATTGCTGGCGGTAAAGTCCACAGCTTGATTTTGAAGCCTGAGAATAATTGGTTAATTGATTTAGCCGCCATTCCTGAAGACGTTGCTAGACAAGCTAAGATACTGTATTTTAACTATCCCAGCAACCCCACAGCCGCCACCGCACCCCGCGAATTTTTTGAGGAAATCGTGGCGTTTGCGAGAAAGTATGAAATTCTCTTAGTACATGACTTGTGTTATGCCGAGTTAGCTTTTGATGGTTATCAACCCACTAGCTTACTAGAAATTCCTGGGGCAAAAGATATTGGTGTAGAGTTCCATACCTTATCTAAAACCTATAATATGGCTGGTTGGCGTGTCGGGTTTGTGGTGGGAAATCGCCATGTAATTCAAGGCTTGCGGACACTCAAAACAAACTTAGATTATGGGATTTTTGCCGCCTTACAAACAGCCGCCGAGACAGCCTTACAACTACCTGATATTTACTTACACGAAGTACAACAACGCTACCGCACCCGCCGGGATTTCCTCATTCAAGGGTTAGGACAGTTGGGTTGGGATATCCCCAAAACCAAAGCAACAATGTATTTGTGGGTGAAATGTCCTGTGGGTATGGGTTCAACGGATTTTGCTTTGAACTTGTTGCAGCAGACAGGCGTTGTTGTTACCCCTGGTAATGCCTTTGGCGTTGCTGGTGAAGGGTATGTGCGTATTAGCTTGATTGCAGATTGCGATCGCTTGGGTGAAGCCTTAAATCGCATTCAGCAAGCTGGTATTCGCTATCAAACTGAAGCCGTTATTGCTGGTTCGGAATTAGGAGTGTAA